A single window of Coffea eugenioides isolate CCC68of chromosome 7, Ceug_1.0, whole genome shotgun sequence DNA harbors:
- the LOC113777042 gene encoding uncharacterized protein LOC113777042 yields MAEDLAEILGKFALSNKELGGADLDRTEINLGVKESWSYPKDLKVVELGPNFFQFFIQGEQEKERIVERGPWIMDSQNLVLNRWYEGIEEDMSKEVGRKIGVVFNRVKEVIIPQTGSKEGRHIKLLVVADISQPLLRGTIVKVEGSSKWVSFKYERCPDFCYNCGIVGHNKRNYMRLVLIDRGHLENQYGTWMRARNERNSPQKEPLVKRAPSDKHHWRLQSGNWVEVVKQK; encoded by the exons ATGGCTGAGGACTTAGCCGAGATTCTAGGGAAATTTGCGCTCTCCAATAAGGAACTAGGAGGTGCTGATTTGGACAGGACTGAAATTAACTTGGGGGTGAAAGAAT CTTGGAGCTATCCAAAAGACCTCAAAGTTGTTGAACTAGGCCCTAATTTCTTTCAGTTCTTCATTCAGGGGGagcaagaaaaggaaaggattgTAGAGAGAGGGCCATGGATTATGGATAGTCAAAACCTAGTCTTGAACAGGTGGTATGAAGGGATTGAAGAGGAt ATGTCCAAGGAGGTGGGAAGAAAAATTGGAGTAGTATTCAATCGAGTAAAAGAGGTAATCATCCCTCAGACGggtagcaaagaaggaagacatATTAAGCTACTGGTTGTAGCTGATATATCCCAACCCTTACTAAGGGGGACAATAGTCAAGGTGGAAGGTTCGTCAAAATGGGTTAGTTTCAAGTATGAGAGGTGTCCAGATTTCTGCTACAATTGTGGAATTGTGGGACACAATAAGAGAAACTACATGAGACTGGTCCTTATAGATAGAGGGCACTTAGAAAACCAGTATGGTACGTGGATGAGAGCtagaaatgaaagaaattcaCCTCAAAAAGAACCACTGGTCAAGAGAGCACCCAGTGATAAGCATCACTGGAGGTTACAGAGTGGGAACTGGGTAGAAGTGGTGAAACAAAAATAG